The Paenibacillus sp. RUD330 genome has a segment encoding these proteins:
- the pfkA gene encoding 6-phosphofructokinase, which yields MSAVKSIAVLTSGGDSQGMNAAVRAVVRSALYYGLDVYGVQRGYQGLINDDIRPMDLRSVGDIIQRGGTVLQTARCKEFLTPEGQQKGADVLRERGIDGLIVIGGDGSYQGANKLSKLGIKTMALPGTIDNDIAYTDFTIGFDTAVSIVVDAINKLRDTMTSHERSSIVEVMGRHCGDIALYAGLASGAETIIVPEVEYDLDEVSRRMQDNFKHGKRHSIIVVAEGAGKGENVAQHITDCCGIEPRTTVLGHIQRGGAPTHNDRILASQLGDFAVRQLMEGHSAKSCGIIKGELTATDIDLVVNTKKPFNMELYNLALRLSQ from the coding sequence ATGTCAGCTGTTAAATCGATTGCTGTTCTGACCAGCGGCGGGGATTCCCAGGGAATGAACGCTGCCGTGCGCGCCGTGGTGCGCAGCGCCCTGTACTACGGACTGGATGTATATGGCGTCCAGAGAGGCTACCAAGGCTTGATCAACGATGACATCCGTCCCATGGACCTGCGAAGCGTCGGCGATATCATCCAGCGCGGAGGCACGGTGCTGCAGACGGCCCGCTGCAAGGAGTTCCTGACTCCGGAAGGTCAGCAAAAGGGTGCTGACGTCCTGCGGGAGCGGGGCATCGACGGACTTATCGTCATCGGCGGGGACGGATCCTACCAAGGGGCGAACAAGCTGAGCAAGCTCGGCATCAAGACGATGGCGTTGCCGGGCACGATCGACAACGATATCGCATATACGGATTTCACCATCGGATTCGACACGGCCGTCAGCATCGTCGTGGATGCCATCAACAAGCTGCGCGATACGATGACCTCGCATGAGCGCTCGTCCATCGTCGAAGTCATGGGCCGCCATTGCGGCGATATCGCTCTCTATGCCGGTCTGGCGAGCGGAGCGGAGACGATCATCGTTCCCGAGGTCGAGTACGATCTGGACGAGGTGTCCCGCCGGATGCAGGACAACTTCAAGCACGGCAAGCGCCACAGCATCATCGTGGTCGCCGAAGGCGCGGGCAAGGGCGAGAATGTCGCCCAGCATATCACGGACTGCTGCGGCATCGAGCCGCGCACGACCGTGCTGGGCCATATCCAGCGCGGCGGGGCGCCGACCCACAACGACCGCATCCTTGCGAGCCAGCTCGGGGATTTTGCCGTGCGCCAGCTGATGGAAGGCCATTCGGCCAAGTCCTGCGGCATCATCAAAGGCGAGCTGACCGCGACCGACATCGATCTTGTCGTCAACACGAAGAAGCCGTTCAATATGGAGCTGTACAACCTGGCTCTCCGCTTGTCCCAATAA
- a CDS encoding DUF3906 family protein, producing the protein MFLYKIEIQLEQGQAHLIVLAATDEKAFSYVESHVQRHFLKVPEMTSIAIVEKKRTEPGNGYVIEG; encoded by the coding sequence ATGTTCCTGTATAAGATCGAGATTCAGCTTGAGCAAGGGCAGGCGCATCTGATCGTGCTCGCCGCGACAGACGAAAAGGCGTTCTCCTACGTGGAGAGCCATGTGCAGCGGCATTTCCTGAAGGTTCCCGAGATGACCTCCATCGCGATCGTGGAGAAGAAAAGGACGGAGCCGGGCAACGGTTATGTGATCGAAGGCTGA